One window from the genome of Periophthalmus magnuspinnatus isolate fPerMag1 chromosome 18, fPerMag1.2.pri, whole genome shotgun sequence encodes:
- the LOC129457080 gene encoding C-X-C motif chemokine 9-like, whose protein sequence is MRLEILGALEATRGQEDSQTNTDVYLQLEKTQQCKMKIHFIFLFMCAAMCASKPFESRCKCVKTDKQVSLKLISSYQRTKPNPFCNKVEVILTLKDNRKVCIDPEGQFALFLENLRRKLSRTGAKKNPRTTTEPSAEYSPASVKTLQTSPTLISSVVRHDMA, encoded by the exons ATGAGGTTGGAGATTTTAGGGGCATTAGAAGCAACAAGAGGACAAGAAGACAGCCAGACTAATACAGACGTCTACTTACAACTGGAGAAAACTCAACAGTGCAAGATGAAGATccactttatatttcttttcatGTGTGCTGCTATGTGTGCATCAAAAC CATTTGAGTCACGTTGCAAATGTgtgaaaacagacaaacaagtgTCCCTTAAACTAATATCATCCTAtcaaaggacaaaaccaaaTCCATTCTGCAACAAAGTGGAAGTCAT aCTGACCCTCAAAGACAATAGAAAAGTGTGCATTGATCCCGAAGGACAATTCGCCCTTTTTCTTGAGAACCTGAGAAG GAAATTGTCCCGAACCGGTGCCAAGAAAAATCCTAGAACAACAACTGAACCATCTGCAGAATATTCACCTGCATCTGTCAAAACTCTCCAGACATCACCAACTTTAATTTCTTCCG TAGTCAGGCATGACATGGCTTGA
- the LOC129457109 gene encoding growth-regulated alpha protein-like, with translation MKIHFVFLLMCAAMCASKPIEPHCKCVKTDKQVSLKLISSYQRTKPNPFCNKVEIILTLKDNRKVCIDPEGEFSLFLANLRRKLSQTGAKKNPRTTEPSAEYSPASVKTL, from the exons ATGAAGATCCACTTTGTATTTCTTCTCATGTGTGCTGCTATGTGTGCATCAAAAC CAATTGAGCCACATTGCAAATGTgtgaaaacagacaaacaagtgTCCCTTAAACTAATATCATCCTAtcaaaggacaaaaccaaaTCCATTCTGCAACAAAGTGGAAATCAT aCTGACCCTCAAAGACAATAGAAAAGTGTGCATTGATCCTGAGGGAGAATTCTCCCTTTTTCTTGCGAACCTCAGAAG GAAATTGTCCCAAACCGGTGCCAAGAAAAATCCTAGAACAACTGAACCATCTGCAGAATATTCACCTGCATCTGTCAAAACTCTCTAG